In a single window of the Littorina saxatilis isolate snail1 linkage group LG5, US_GU_Lsax_2.0, whole genome shotgun sequence genome:
- the LOC138967502 gene encoding dynein axonemal light chain 1-like, which translates to MSKGTTIKEALAKWEEKNEMKCPEAKVIKLCGLNPPIEKMDSSLSQLVACEKLSLSSNVIEKIAFLTNLRHLKILSVARNNIKTFAGLEAVGDVLDELWISYNIIEKTKGIGVLKKLRVLYMSHNNMKDMSELQRMNDLPCLREVVLVGNPLEEQLTPDDKWRPAVSKALPKITKLDGLVVLREEA; encoded by the exons ATGAGCAAAGGAACTACTATAAAGGAGGCACTGGCCAAATGGGAGGAGAAGAACGAAATGAAGTGCCCGGAAGCCAAGGTCATCAAACTGTGCGGGCTGAACCCGCCCATTGAGAAGATGGACAGCTCGCTGAGTCAGCTGGTCGCCTGCGAGAAGCTCAGCCTCTCCTCCAACGTTATCGAGAAGATTGCTTTTCTCACTAACCTCAGGCATTTAAAg ATCCTGTCTGTGGCACGTAACAACATCAAGACCTTCGCCGGCCTGGAAGCCGTCGGGGATGTGCTGGATGAACTGTGGATCTCCTACAACATCATCGAGAAGACCAAGGGCATTGGCGTCCTCAAGAAACTCAGA GTGCTGTACATGTCCCACAACAACATGAAGGACATGAGCGAGCTGCAACGCATGAACGACCTGCCGTGCCTGAGGGAGGTGGTGCTCGTGGGCAACCCGCTGGAGGAACAGCTGACCCCGGACGACAAGTGGCGACCCGCCGTGTCAAAAGCCCTGCCCAAGATCACCAAGCTCGACGGTCTGGTGGTGCTCAGAGAAGAGGCCTAG